A genomic window from Periophthalmus magnuspinnatus isolate fPerMag1 chromosome 16, fPerMag1.2.pri, whole genome shotgun sequence includes:
- the fam131bb gene encoding uncharacterized protein fam131bb isoform X3, which translates to MEDTTSILPRLKRNSNAYGIGALAKSSLSGVSGVTRTMKERVTKPTAMAQGRVAHMIEWQNWGMTTVGGPQSRISTKEQEKARRLENDAYSDLSDGEKEARFAAGILQQFAISEATLLAWSSMDGESPRSGSNQGSVAHLSEVNQESITSRDQILQHTAAEVWPHSYVSQGHYCLSSSEGWDPISSNPSAVTSPPPGSFVMGPEVTSPSPGSFVMGPEGYEGQAAHFLQQQQQQQFSLQQQSQLQQLQQLQHYQQQQLLQYQQQQLQSANHSLQATPNSTIHSLVHQVHPPLVDLWNTGQMEAYQAEAGGYMGVSAVVEPGLCAPSGDEMVGSVGSEHSPLLEQQEEEEEVKEEEVTLCMEPETATLTPPTQQGDASGGSSPGQPPCEPITEWQPCDVSALSQTQEQEPEGEGPAAAMPTN; encoded by the exons GAGTCACACGGACGATGAAGGAGCGGGTGACCAAGCCCACGGCGATGGCTCAGGGCCGCGTCGCGCACATGATCGAGTGGCAGAACTGGGGCATGACGACGGTGGGGGGTCCGCAGTCCCGCATCAGCACCAAGGAGCAGGAGAAGGCTCGGCGGCTCGAGAACGACGCGTACAGCGACCTCAGCGACGGAGAGAAGGAGGCACGCTTCGCCGCAG GCATCTTGCAGCAGTTTGCAATTTCTGAAGCAACCCTCTTGGCCTGGTCGTCTATGGATGGAGAGAGCCCAAGGTCTGGGTCTAACCAGGGGAGTGTGGCACATCTGAGCGAGGTCAACCAGGAGAGCATCACCAGCAGAG ATCAGATCCTGCAGCACACGGCCGCAGAGGTCTGGCCCCACTCCTATGTCTCACAGGGACATTACTGCCTGTCCTCCTCTGAGGGCTGGGACCCCATCAGCTCCAACCCCTCCGCGGTGACGTCCCCCCCGCCCGGCTCCTTCGTCATGGGGCCTGAGGTGACGTCCCCCTCGCCCGGCTCCTTCGTCATGGGCCCGGAGGGCTACGAGGGCCAAGCCGCTCACTtcctgcagcagcagcagcagcagcagttcagcctgcagcagcagagccagctccagcagctgcagcagctcCAGCACTACCAGCAACAGCAGCTGCTGCAGTATCAGCAACAACAG TTGCAAAGCGCCAACCACTCGTTACAAGCGACGCCCAACAGCACCATCCACAGCCTGGTGCACCAGGTTCACCCCCCGCTGGTCGACCTGTGGAACACGGGGCAGATGGAGGCGTACCAGGCGGAGGCGGGGGGCTACATGGGGGTGTCGGCTGTGGTGGAGCCCGGCCTGTGTGCGCCCTCGGGGGACGAGATGGTGGGGAGTGTGGGCAGTGAACACTCTCCGCTGCTGGAGCagcaagaggaagaggaggaggtcaag GAGGAAGAGGTGACACTGTGCATGGAGCCGGAGACCGCAACACTGACCCCGCCCACACAACAAGGGGACGCCTCGGGGGGCAGTAGTCCGGGACAACCGCCGTGCGAGCCAATCACAGAGTGGCAGCCCTGTGATGTCAGCGCGCTCAGTCAGACGCAGGAGCAGGAgccggagggggaggggccggCCGCGGCTATGCCAACCAACTGA